A genomic stretch from Edaphobacter aggregans includes:
- a CDS encoding lipase maturation factor family protein codes for MSGFIARTIRRWFDPEQGVSDHQISRWIFLRALGLIYFSAFYSLVFQIRGLIGPHGILPADEYLASVAKDLGPLRLWFAPTLLWFSSSTHMLMAMCWAGIIASLVIVANVWPRAMFVVCLVCFLSFVSAAGDFSGYQSDGMLLEAGFLALFFAPGGFFPGWGNAWFPPRASLFLLRWEWFRIYFESGVVKLASGDEQWRHLTAMDQYYQNGPLPTWIGWYVQHLPHWFHAWTVVATLGMELVLVWMLFLSRRWRIVCFFLVTPWQIVVILTANYTFLNYIVLALGFLLLDDRFLVRFVPIHWRAGLPLTEESKAKLESDLSSEEPSEASGTSPQVQPTRIVQHLHTLRLAVIAVALSLVFYATTLPMLQMFWRRIPLPEGPVMSLEPFRIANQYGLFAVMTPHRFEIEFQGSNDGQTWVAYPFRYKPQDVTEAPRIYAPYQPRFDWNLWFASLGTWSQYPIVPRTEELLLINDPDVLQLFARNPFTDKPPLMVRAVLWQYWFSTMGEKRTQGIWWRRQLLGTYAPTLAIDPTGRIGILAEPRLSPPQD; via the coding sequence ATGAGCGGGTTCATCGCACGAACGATCCGTCGTTGGTTTGACCCCGAGCAGGGTGTGTCTGACCATCAGATATCGCGATGGATCTTTCTGCGGGCGCTCGGCCTTATCTATTTTTCTGCGTTCTATTCTCTGGTCTTTCAGATTCGCGGCCTGATTGGTCCACATGGAATTCTTCCGGCAGACGAGTACTTGGCATCGGTCGCGAAAGATTTAGGGCCGCTGCGTCTCTGGTTCGCGCCAACGTTGCTATGGTTTTCGAGCAGCACGCATATGCTGATGGCGATGTGCTGGGCCGGTATCATTGCTTCGCTGGTGATCGTCGCAAATGTTTGGCCACGCGCCATGTTTGTGGTTTGCCTTGTATGTTTTCTATCCTTTGTCAGCGCGGCCGGAGACTTTTCCGGCTATCAGTCCGATGGCATGTTGTTGGAGGCAGGCTTTCTTGCGCTTTTCTTTGCGCCCGGCGGATTTTTTCCAGGCTGGGGAAACGCCTGGTTCCCCCCACGCGCTAGCTTATTTCTTTTGCGGTGGGAGTGGTTTCGTATCTACTTCGAGTCGGGTGTCGTAAAGCTCGCCAGCGGAGATGAGCAGTGGCGCCATCTGACAGCTATGGATCAGTACTACCAAAATGGCCCCCTACCCACCTGGATTGGCTGGTACGTGCAGCATCTACCCCACTGGTTTCACGCTTGGACCGTGGTAGCTACCTTGGGTATGGAACTGGTGTTGGTGTGGATGCTTTTTTTATCGCGACGTTGGCGGATTGTGTGTTTTTTCCTAGTCACGCCCTGGCAGATTGTGGTCATCCTGACGGCCAACTATACGTTCCTGAACTACATTGTTTTGGCGCTCGGCTTCCTGCTATTGGATGATCGCTTTCTAGTGCGCTTCGTGCCGATACATTGGCGAGCCGGCCTACCTCTAACTGAAGAGTCTAAGGCAAAGCTTGAAAGTGACCTATCAAGCGAAGAACCGTCGGAGGCGAGCGGAACCTCGCCACAAGTGCAACCCACTCGAATCGTGCAACACCTTCACACCCTACGACTAGCCGTGATTGCAGTGGCATTGAGTTTGGTTTTCTATGCGACAACGCTGCCGATGCTGCAAATGTTTTGGCGACGAATTCCTCTGCCAGAAGGCCCCGTCATGTCGTTGGAGCCATTTCGGATTGCCAATCAATATGGCCTATTTGCAGTAATGACGCCGCACCGGTTCGAAATTGAATTTCAGGGATCGAACGATGGCCAGACCTGGGTTGCTTATCCCTTCCGTTATAAACCACAGGATGTAACGGAGGCGCCGCGCATCTACGCGCCCTACCAGCCACGCTTTGACTGGAACCTGTGGTTTGCCTCACTGGGTACGTGGTCGCAATATCCGATTGTTCCGCGTACGGAAGAGCTATTGTTAATCAACGATCCGGACGTGCTTCAGTTATTCGCGCGGAACCCATTTACTGATAAGCCACCCTTAATGGTGCGAGCAGTTCTGTGGCAATACTGGTTCAGCACGATGGGAGAGAAGCGAACGCAGGGTATCTGGTGGCGGCGCCAACTATTGGGTACCTATGCACCGACGCTGGCAATTGATCCTACTGGAAGAATCGGTATCCTGGCAGAGCCGCGACTGTCCCCGCCGCAGGATTGA
- a CDS encoding NAD(P)/FAD-dependent oxidoreductase gives MHRRWQLILLEESVSWQSRDCPRRRIDSHPVEQLGKEEAKSKSKHMLLSPYSRFAQDLKQMKACVIGAGPNGLAAAIVLAQAGLDVEVFEAESQPGGAARTMELTLPGFHHDFGSAVHPMAVGSPFFSTLPLQDYGLEWIHSPTVLAHPMDDGSAVLLERNLDDAEPALGEDGVAWRGLIEPFANHWPELAHDILRPLLVWPRHPFLLARFALDALPSASFVALRRFRTERVRALFAGLSAHSFLSLSQPLSASFGMVMGASAHAVGWPIPRGGSQSITNALSGYLAALGGRIRTSMRIESLHQLPPCDLTLCDLTPQQLLHISDNKFAPRYRSQLKKYRYGPGVFKVDYALVSPIPWTATECLRAATVHVGGSTQEIAASEAAISQRRISSRPFVLVVQPTLFDPLRAPEGKHIAWAYCHVPNGSRTNYLEVLENQIERFAPGFRDCVLARRVLAPADLEAMDANLVGGDIGGGAVNIRQLLFRPTWRQYRTSASDFYLCSSSTPPGGAVHGMCGYNAAKTALRCLRAKID, from the coding sequence ATGCACCGACGCTGGCAATTGATCCTACTGGAAGAATCGGTATCCTGGCAGAGCCGCGACTGTCCCCGCCGCAGGATTGATTCACATCCTGTTGAACAACTCGGAAAAGAGGAGGCCAAGTCAAAGTCCAAGCATATGCTTCTGTCTCCTTACAGCCGTTTCGCGCAGGATCTAAAGCAAATGAAAGCATGTGTGATCGGCGCCGGTCCGAACGGTTTAGCGGCTGCCATTGTGCTGGCACAGGCTGGCCTGGACGTAGAGGTTTTCGAAGCCGAGTCGCAGCCTGGAGGAGCTGCGCGCACCATGGAGCTGACGCTGCCCGGCTTCCACCATGATTTCGGCTCCGCAGTGCATCCGATGGCGGTCGGCTCGCCATTCTTTTCCACGTTGCCCCTGCAGGATTACGGTCTTGAATGGATCCACTCACCGACTGTCCTCGCGCATCCCATGGACGACGGCAGCGCCGTGTTGTTGGAGCGCAATCTCGATGATGCAGAACCAGCGTTGGGTGAAGACGGTGTGGCCTGGCGCGGCCTAATAGAGCCCTTCGCAAACCACTGGCCGGAATTGGCGCACGACATTCTCCGCCCATTGCTGGTGTGGCCACGCCATCCCTTTTTGCTGGCAAGGTTTGCACTGGATGCGCTTCCTTCCGCAAGCTTTGTGGCGCTGCGTCGATTTCGTACGGAACGGGTACGCGCCCTCTTCGCCGGACTCTCAGCGCATTCTTTTTTGAGCCTCAGCCAGCCACTCAGTGCGTCCTTCGGCATGGTGATGGGTGCCTCGGCACATGCGGTAGGATGGCCAATCCCTCGCGGCGGTTCTCAATCCATTACGAATGCCTTGTCAGGTTATCTTGCCGCTTTAGGTGGGCGCATTCGTACTTCAATGCGCATCGAAAGCCTTCACCAGTTGCCGCCGTGCGACCTCACGTTGTGTGATCTCACGCCTCAACAATTGCTGCATATATCGGACAACAAGTTTGCGCCACGTTATCGAAGTCAATTGAAGAAGTATCGCTATGGTCCCGGCGTCTTCAAAGTCGACTATGCGCTGGTCAGCCCAATTCCATGGACGGCCACGGAATGCCTGAGGGCAGCCACAGTGCATGTGGGAGGAAGTACGCAAGAGATTGCGGCTTCCGAGGCAGCGATATCGCAGAGAAGAATCTCTAGTCGGCCGTTTGTACTGGTTGTACAGCCGACGCTGTTTGATCCGTTACGAGCGCCTGAAGGCAAACACATTGCATGGGCGTACTGTCATGTTCCTAACGGTTCGCGGACCAATTATTTAGAAGTTCTGGAAAATCAAATCGAGCGATTTGCGCCAGGCTTTCGCGATTGCGTTCTGGCGCGCCGAGTATTGGCGCCCGCGGATCTCGAAGCGATGGATGCAAACCTTGTCGGTGGAGATATTGGTGGGGGAGCCGTGAATATACGCCAGCTCCTCTTTCGTCCGACCTGGCGACAGTATCGTACATCCGCAAGCGATTTCTATCTGTGCTCGTCATCTACTCCACCGGGAGGAGCAGTGCATGGGATGTGTGGGTACAACGCGGCCAAGACAGCCCTGCGCTGTCTGAGAGCCAAAATAGATTGA
- a CDS encoding TonB-dependent receptor codes for MSFPKRAYRSAVEKFCLLLLVILLAHSSLVLAQTAGSLRGQVLDPSGAVVPGATVTLTQGSKVLTVQSSRDGAYSFTAVPFGSYALAVDAEGFAHFSKANVLILSDHVQQLNATLAIAIQQQDVQVTGEHQGVSLSPDENSSAIVLKDRDLDALSDDPDELQNQLQALAGPAAGPNGGQIYIDGFTGGQLPPKSSIREIRINQNPFSAEFDRIGYGRIEILTKPGSDKLKGHIGVFGSTSALNTQNPLAKDQPSYYLYFLQGDVNGPLSKTASYFSSASYFNKQNQNIVNAVNPANTATTLNVVVPNPTTFFYGSLRADFQLGKSNTLTIRDSINRSTQTGGGVGVLNLPAQAFDLNNQENALQVGDTVVVNSHLINETRFQWRRIRNNQVADFSTPTITVQGAFIDGGNNSGVVRDHQDIFELQNYSTATAGTHTLRFGTRLRAYRAANYSTSGDNGNYIFQSLSQYTAGTPQRYQVTVVNNPLARALIFDGALFYQDDWRWKPNLTLSYGLRFEGQNYISNHADWAPRIAIAWAPGHPGKTPPKTVFRGGYGWFYNRFTVPNSFSSSTGTPYIIRTIHQNGINQQSFVVDNPDFFNPTAPAPPASQVGTSSTLPTISTIDPHFRAALDMQGGIGVDRQISKQVTLNATYLYTRGVHQYLSNNVTAPDFDPTTYTVTGSLPDYYNFQFQSGGVYSQHQLILSTSARFHHLSLNSTYTFNEAKSDTQGVTWFPSVAQNPHLDYGRASFGIRSRFFLLASYSAPHGIVFAPLLAAQSGTPYNISIGNDLTANNQFNARPTFGTCGAANVVSTSFGCLNTNPVGLGEKIIPYNLGVGPSNVVFHIRVSKVFGIGPKTESASGANGPQANSNVSGRGLSGGQAQVRIDATVPRRYSLTLVGAALNVFNIVNLGTPNGVMNSSLFGQTQSLASGPFGSPTPGNRTIFFQALFAF; via the coding sequence ATGAGTTTCCCGAAGCGTGCCTATCGCAGCGCGGTGGAGAAGTTCTGCCTACTGCTTCTCGTTATCCTCCTCGCGCATTCGTCTCTTGTTCTTGCGCAAACCGCTGGCAGCCTCCGTGGACAAGTGCTCGATCCGAGCGGTGCGGTCGTACCCGGAGCTACGGTAACTCTCACGCAAGGAAGCAAAGTCCTCACCGTCCAGTCCTCCCGCGACGGCGCATACAGCTTCACTGCGGTTCCCTTCGGCTCCTACGCTCTGGCCGTTGACGCCGAGGGTTTCGCCCATTTTTCGAAGGCAAATGTCCTGATCCTCTCCGATCATGTTCAGCAGCTCAACGCGACCTTGGCCATCGCCATCCAGCAACAGGATGTCCAAGTCACTGGCGAACACCAGGGCGTCAGTCTCAGCCCTGACGAAAATTCGAGCGCAATCGTCCTCAAGGATCGCGACCTCGACGCACTCTCCGACGATCCCGACGAGCTCCAAAACCAGTTGCAGGCACTGGCAGGCCCAGCCGCCGGACCTAATGGCGGCCAGATCTACATCGACGGCTTCACCGGCGGCCAGCTACCCCCAAAGTCTTCCATCCGCGAGATTCGCATTAATCAAAATCCATTCTCAGCCGAGTTTGATCGCATCGGCTACGGAAGAATCGAGATCCTCACCAAGCCTGGCTCCGACAAATTGAAGGGCCACATCGGCGTGTTCGGCAGCACTTCGGCCCTGAATACGCAAAACCCTTTAGCGAAAGATCAACCAAGCTACTACCTCTATTTCTTGCAGGGAGACGTCAACGGCCCGCTCTCCAAAACCGCCTCCTATTTCTCCAGTGCTTCTTACTTCAACAAGCAGAATCAAAATATCGTCAACGCAGTCAATCCTGCCAATACGGCGACGACGCTGAATGTAGTGGTGCCGAATCCCACAACCTTCTTCTACGGTAGCCTGCGCGCCGACTTCCAACTCGGAAAGAGCAACACTCTGACTATCCGCGACTCCATCAATCGATCAACCCAGACCGGCGGAGGCGTCGGCGTGCTGAACCTTCCCGCGCAGGCATTTGACCTGAACAATCAGGAAAACGCTCTTCAGGTTGGGGATACAGTAGTCGTCAACTCACACCTAATCAACGAGACCCGCTTCCAGTGGCGCCGAATCCGCAACAATCAGGTCGCCGACTTCTCCACTCCAACCATCACCGTTCAGGGTGCCTTTATTGACGGAGGCAACAACTCCGGCGTAGTCCGCGATCATCAGGACATCTTTGAACTCCAGAACTACTCGACTGCTACCGCTGGCACCCACACCCTGCGTTTCGGCACACGTCTCCGTGCCTATCGCGCCGCCAACTACTCCACCTCCGGAGACAACGGCAACTACATTTTCCAATCCCTGTCGCAGTACACAGCCGGCACGCCTCAGCGATACCAAGTCACCGTAGTCAACAATCCCCTCGCCCGCGCTCTCATCTTCGATGGCGCTCTCTTCTATCAAGACGACTGGCGATGGAAGCCGAACCTCACCCTCAGCTACGGCCTTCGCTTCGAAGGCCAGAACTACATCAGCAATCACGCCGACTGGGCCCCGCGCATTGCTATTGCCTGGGCTCCCGGCCATCCCGGCAAAACCCCGCCCAAAACCGTCTTCCGCGGTGGCTATGGCTGGTTCTACAACCGCTTCACGGTGCCCAACTCCTTCAGCTCATCCACTGGCACTCCCTACATCATCCGAACCATCCACCAGAACGGCATCAACCAGCAAAGCTTCGTCGTCGACAATCCAGATTTCTTCAACCCCACAGCGCCCGCCCCGCCCGCAAGCCAAGTGGGCACGAGCTCAACCCTACCAACCATCTCCACCATCGACCCACACTTTCGTGCCGCTCTCGATATGCAGGGAGGAATCGGAGTAGACCGTCAGATCAGCAAGCAAGTCACCCTCAACGCCACCTACCTCTACACCCGCGGCGTGCATCAGTATCTCTCCAACAACGTCACCGCGCCGGACTTCGACCCTACGACCTACACCGTCACCGGCAGCCTTCCCGATTACTACAACTTCCAATTCCAATCGGGAGGTGTCTACAGTCAGCATCAACTCATCCTGTCTACAAGCGCACGTTTTCACCACCTCTCACTCAACAGCACCTACACCTTCAACGAAGCAAAGAGCGATACTCAGGGCGTCACCTGGTTCCCATCGGTCGCGCAAAATCCCCACCTCGACTACGGTCGCGCCAGCTTCGGCATTCGGAGCCGATTCTTCCTGCTCGCCAGTTACTCTGCGCCACACGGAATCGTCTTCGCGCCTCTCCTGGCGGCGCAGTCCGGCACACCCTACAACATCTCCATCGGCAACGATCTCACCGCCAACAATCAGTTCAACGCTCGGCCCACCTTCGGTACCTGCGGTGCTGCCAACGTTGTCTCCACCTCGTTCGGTTGTCTCAACACAAATCCGGTGGGCCTAGGCGAGAAGATCATTCCCTACAACCTTGGCGTCGGCCCCTCGAACGTCGTCTTTCACATCCGCGTCAGCAAGGTCTTCGGAATCGGACCCAAAACTGAAAGCGCCTCCGGAGCCAACGGTCCCCAGGCCAATTCAAATGTCAGCGGCCGCGGACTCAGTGGCGGTCAGGCCCAGGTCCGCATCGACGCGACGGTTCCACGCAGGTACAGCCTGACCCTGGTCGGAGCAGCCTTGAACGTCTTCAACATAGTCAATCTGGGTACACCCAACGGAGTCATGAACTCCTCTCTCTTCGGCCAGACACAATCGCTCGCATCCGGCCCCTTCGGATCCCCAACCCCGGGCAACCGCACCATCTTCTTCCAAGCTCTCTTCGCTTTCTAG
- a CDS encoding tetratricopeptide repeat protein, which yields MKRYLLDHENPIPTNDLHDALAQVIDSSNLEAGVPRLEDAIRVQHPDQPNFYVELGDAMRHSGDLSGAIDAYRQALAFDPLSSRAQRRLGATLGSAGQEDQALAVLQKSIEGEPANALLWYEQALIELRMGKREQAIDHLRKALQLKPDFAHAQNNLGAGLAQMGDQQGAEIAFRAALSTNPYDAETRANLGRLLAGKGDWRQTAFHLQKAVQLDSTDANAHMAYTVVLLQMHRLPEAENEAEAAVKADPKSSQVQDLLGQIVAQRGPNRR from the coding sequence GTGAAGCGCTACCTGCTGGACCATGAAAATCCTATCCCGACGAACGATCTCCATGACGCGCTTGCCCAGGTGATTGATAGCTCCAATCTGGAGGCGGGCGTCCCGCGTTTAGAAGATGCGATCCGCGTACAGCATCCCGACCAGCCCAATTTCTATGTCGAACTTGGCGACGCGATGCGACATAGCGGTGACCTTTCAGGAGCGATAGACGCCTATCGACAAGCGCTGGCCTTCGATCCCCTTTCGTCGCGCGCTCAAAGACGCCTTGGAGCGACTCTCGGGAGCGCTGGGCAGGAAGACCAGGCATTGGCGGTTCTGCAGAAATCCATCGAAGGGGAACCGGCCAATGCGCTCCTGTGGTACGAGCAGGCGTTGATTGAATTGAGAATGGGAAAGCGGGAACAAGCAATAGATCATCTTAGGAAAGCACTTCAGCTCAAGCCAGATTTCGCCCACGCGCAAAACAATTTAGGGGCAGGTCTGGCGCAGATGGGAGACCAACAAGGTGCAGAGATAGCCTTCCGCGCGGCGTTGAGTACCAATCCATACGATGCCGAAACCCGGGCTAACCTTGGTCGCCTGTTGGCCGGTAAAGGTGATTGGAGGCAGACTGCCTTCCATCTTCAGAAGGCCGTTCAGCTGGATTCCACCGACGCGAACGCTCACATGGCCTATACCGTGGTGCTTCTGCAGATGCATCGCTTACCTGAAGCAGAAAATGAGGCTGAGGCCGCCGTCAAGGCTGATCCAAAATCTTCGCAGGTGCAGGATCTTCTAGGACAGATAGTCGCACAGAGAGGCCCGAATCGGCGCTGA
- a CDS encoding TonB-dependent receptor, with the protein MNFTKTIKKALYQVGCILLSPTAMVMLGLIGWCVLPGISSGSGVAYAQNTNATIRGQVFDPTGALVPSAKVVIVNEQTNVVVFNGVSDSAGAFVAPQVIPGTYRITVSADGLKQAVINGLIATVAQIASINISMQLGGTAEVVTVEARGEQLDRSTSDVSSLISPQEVQNLPLQQRATENLLSFIPGVAHGGAGNQPSTSQLSINGSRTLNTEVLLNGVSTIVASTGTPATLPSPDGVDQFRVITTNAPSEYGRTSGAVISVNTISGTNVYHGNLYFLLRNEALDANKFFNKLTINSTTGKVTPRARDRFFQAGGSVGGPVRIPYLYNGRDKTFFFVNYDRTFSPSTTNLAFTTPTAAQRTGDLSNAPQKIYQPGSTTSPAFANNKIGPIDPAAAKILALLPLPNTIGSYDAANNRYTGNWTSQQNFQNTTVKLVARVDEQLTLKDRLSFNVYRFTTSTPNPVSWNSTLLNTTWDCTCNNAWLPSIDYTRVWTPTLVMDLNMGFFRNVVLRNPPGVGQNASQQLGIASLPLDQTPELIFGATTGATSTSSTNAISDIGADTNTNQVNITNTYTPFGTVTKTVGPHTFKFGASLRKNQFNSYNPATSPEGQILFDGTITNHGAAGNPNTQIADFLLGKIKTAQYEQSQPPTGRRNYNFGLFLQDDWRVTPKLTLNVGIRYEYESPLTIATNIYSRIDPVTGNLWAAGLNGVSRSLNITTPKANISPRFGLAYSVNDKTVVRGAFGTFYGTIFQNLGGQLAYPGFDNVISNNNLGTGVAQPFSLSQGLPLAPPPNLQNPFAALVGSSASNPYSVGISFNDQNHMPLVQQWNVGVQRQLPLLLTLEVNYVGNHALHLSYNLNENVVPLSSVPAVTLANTSVATQNASPFPNLKQFQVNNNSGGSNYNALQVTVRRQFNTRLAVLSNYTFAKSMDDGSTIYNFSAPNGTANSQYAVAGPNFIKDLAVSNIDVKHVVNIAMIYTTPGPWWLRNWHISPVFIGHTGLPINITQTNEIPGSSQRPNGNAQLLKLAHPTTNGAALQYYVSASDPNFPLTASGPVYNTINGVRTQIVATGFGNVSRDSNRAPGEVDFDASVSKDFKILEALKFQFRVDAFNVINHTNFQSPSGALSVTAAGNAATFATSSGFGKITGTQPARTMQLSTRFFF; encoded by the coding sequence ATGAATTTCACTAAGACAATAAAAAAAGCTCTATATCAGGTCGGATGCATTCTGCTGAGTCCGACTGCGATGGTAATGCTAGGCCTTATCGGATGGTGCGTGCTACCTGGCATTTCCTCGGGCTCCGGTGTAGCGTACGCGCAAAATACCAATGCGACTATCCGTGGACAGGTGTTTGATCCTACCGGTGCACTGGTGCCTAGCGCTAAGGTCGTCATTGTCAATGAGCAGACCAATGTAGTTGTATTCAACGGCGTATCGGACTCTGCTGGCGCCTTTGTAGCGCCTCAGGTGATTCCCGGGACCTATCGGATTACTGTCTCGGCGGATGGTCTGAAGCAGGCGGTGATTAATGGACTCATCGCGACGGTTGCACAGATCGCGTCGATTAACATCTCGATGCAACTGGGCGGTACCGCCGAAGTGGTAACTGTTGAGGCTAGGGGCGAACAGTTGGATCGCAGCACGTCTGATGTGTCGAGCCTTATTTCGCCGCAGGAGGTTCAGAACCTTCCGTTGCAGCAGCGTGCCACAGAAAATCTACTGTCCTTTATCCCGGGCGTAGCGCATGGTGGCGCTGGCAATCAGCCATCGACCTCTCAGCTCTCGATCAACGGCAGCCGCACCCTGAACACTGAAGTGCTACTAAATGGTGTTTCAACGATTGTCGCTTCGACCGGAACACCAGCGACGTTGCCTTCGCCAGATGGTGTCGATCAATTCCGCGTAATCACCACCAACGCACCGAGCGAGTATGGTCGCACCTCAGGTGCCGTCATTTCCGTGAATACCATCTCCGGCACTAACGTCTATCATGGCAATCTCTACTTCCTCCTACGCAATGAGGCGCTCGATGCCAATAAGTTCTTCAATAAACTGACCATCAACTCGACAACGGGCAAAGTCACTCCTCGCGCGCGAGACCGCTTCTTTCAGGCTGGTGGTTCTGTCGGCGGCCCAGTTCGGATACCTTATCTCTACAACGGACGTGACAAGACGTTTTTCTTCGTCAACTATGACCGCACGTTCTCTCCGTCTACGACAAATCTTGCGTTTACCACTCCGACTGCTGCCCAACGCACGGGTGACCTCTCCAATGCGCCGCAGAAAATTTATCAACCCGGAAGCACAACTTCACCAGCGTTCGCGAACAACAAGATCGGTCCCATCGATCCTGCTGCTGCGAAGATACTTGCCCTGCTGCCACTTCCCAACACCATTGGTTCGTACGACGCGGCGAATAACCGATATACAGGTAACTGGACGTCGCAGCAAAACTTTCAGAACACGACCGTCAAGCTAGTGGCCCGTGTGGATGAGCAGCTCACGTTAAAAGACAGGTTGTCTTTTAACGTCTACCGCTTCACTACTTCGACGCCTAACCCAGTCTCTTGGAACAGCACTTTGCTCAACACAACGTGGGACTGCACCTGTAACAATGCATGGCTGCCCTCCATCGATTACACCCGTGTATGGACCCCAACCCTGGTCATGGATTTGAACATGGGCTTCTTCCGCAACGTTGTGCTCCGCAATCCTCCGGGAGTCGGCCAGAATGCATCGCAGCAGCTCGGGATAGCATCGCTGCCTTTGGATCAGACGCCGGAACTTATCTTCGGCGCCACCACTGGCGCTACTTCAACCAGCAGTACAAACGCTATCAGCGACATTGGTGCGGACACCAACACGAACCAGGTCAATATCACCAACACGTACACCCCTTTCGGTACCGTGACGAAGACGGTCGGTCCACATACTTTCAAATTCGGCGCATCGCTTCGCAAAAACCAGTTCAACTCGTATAACCCTGCCACAAGTCCCGAGGGGCAGATCCTCTTCGATGGCACCATTACGAACCATGGCGCTGCTGGCAATCCCAACACGCAAATTGCCGACTTTCTTCTCGGCAAGATCAAGACTGCCCAGTACGAGCAGTCCCAGCCACCGACCGGTAGGCGCAACTACAATTTCGGGCTTTTTTTACAGGATGACTGGAGGGTCACTCCGAAGCTGACTCTCAACGTAGGAATTCGCTACGAGTACGAGTCGCCGCTGACGATCGCCACCAATATCTACAGCCGCATCGACCCTGTCACTGGAAACTTATGGGCGGCTGGCCTCAATGGCGTTTCCCGTTCGCTCAATATCACCACCCCAAAGGCCAACATTTCGCCACGTTTTGGCCTGGCCTATAGTGTCAATGATAAAACCGTCGTCCGTGGGGCATTCGGTACCTTCTATGGAACCATCTTTCAGAACCTCGGCGGCCAACTTGCCTACCCTGGATTTGACAATGTCATCAGCAACAACAATCTGGGAACGGGTGTTGCTCAGCCATTCTCGCTTTCGCAAGGTCTCCCGCTCGCACCTCCTCCAAATCTGCAAAATCCCTTTGCCGCCTTGGTGGGGTCCTCAGCGAGCAACCCTTACAGCGTCGGCATCTCGTTCAACGATCAGAACCACATGCCGCTGGTGCAGCAGTGGAACGTCGGCGTCCAGCGTCAGTTGCCTCTCTTACTTACTCTTGAGGTCAACTACGTCGGAAACCATGCGCTCCACCTCTCCTATAATCTGAACGAAAACGTTGTTCCCCTCTCGTCGGTACCTGCGGTAACGCTCGCCAACACCAGCGTCGCGACCCAAAATGCATCACCATTCCCGAATCTTAAGCAGTTCCAGGTAAATAACAACTCAGGCGGCTCCAACTACAACGCGTTGCAGGTAACAGTTCGCCGCCAGTTCAACACCCGGCTTGCTGTTCTCTCCAACTACACCTTTGCCAAGAGTATGGATGATGGCAGCACCATCTACAATTTCTCGGCTCCGAATGGAACGGCGAACTCACAATACGCTGTCGCTGGTCCGAACTTCATCAAGGACCTCGCAGTCAGCAATATTGATGTCAAGCACGTAGTGAACATCGCTATGATCTATACCACCCCAGGTCCGTGGTGGCTGCGTAACTGGCATATCTCGCCGGTTTTCATAGGCCACACCGGACTGCCCATCAACATCACGCAGACGAACGAGATCCCGGGCTCATCGCAGCGTCCCAACGGAAACGCCCAGCTTCTCAAGCTTGCGCATCCGACTACGAACGGGGCAGCGCTGCAATACTACGTCTCCGCATCCGATCCTAACTTCCCATTAACAGCATCAGGGCCGGTTTACAACACCATCAACGGCGTACGAACGCAAATTGTCGCTACGGGTTTCGGTAATGTATCCCGCGACTCTAACCGGGCGCCCGGCGAGGTGGACTTCGATGCCTCTGTCTCGAAGGACTTCAAGATTCTTGAAGCCTTGAAGTTCCAGTTCCGTGTGGACGCCTTCAATGTCATCAACCATACAAATTTTCAGTCGCCCAGCGGCGCTCTCTCTGTAACGGCGGCTGGAAATGCAGCAACATTCGCTACTTCGTCGGGCTTCGGGAAGATCACGGGCACGCAACCTGCTCGCACGATGCAATTATCCACGCGCTTCTTCTTTTAA